From one Peptoniphilaceae bacterium AMB_02 genomic stretch:
- a CDS encoding HPr family phosphocarrier protein: MIEEKVTLNNEIGLHARPASKFIRESIKYKSTIEVVKGEKIYNAKSIMGVLSMGAVKNDTIIIRANGDDEEEAVKNLVRLIQFELGD, encoded by the coding sequence ATGATAGAGGAAAAGGTTACCCTAAACAATGAGATAGGTTTACACGCGAGACCAGCGTCGAAGTTTATCCGAGAATCAATAAAATACAAAAGTACTATTGAAGTTGTTAAAGGGGAAAAGATTTATAATGCAAAGAGTATAATGGGAGTCCTTAGTATGGGAGCTGTAAAAAACGACACCATTATTATTCGTGCAAATGGAGATGATGAAGAAGAAGCAGTTAAAAATCTAGTTAGATTAATCCAATTTGAATTAGGTGATTAA
- a CDS encoding CapA family protein: MQRSDSNRRRRRKPVKGYKINYPRLIISLMITMIILWGSFKIVSGAVGFVVRTVKGAGNKVEITVENKDINIEINNKEQEYINKPEESEKKAEPEKTEAKSEKTVKRPEETKSITIAATGDVLYHFGMINAGYNAATEAYDFTDHYEKVKDLISGADLALANFEGTMAQELLPLAAYPLFNAPDAVATALSYAGFDALCTANNHCLDSGVEGIESTINAINFNNMKHFGTKKQPGDNLLVIEKNGIKIGLLAYSELFNGLDENLSEENSYMISRMDLNVIESDIKSAKQSGCDLVAVYAHWGHEYVFEQTQTQTDVAHMMIEWGADLILGSHPHVLQKTEIVKHEGLDKFIIYSMGNAISNQRRETIDNKYTETGVILKFSIEKNNENTLIKSVEMYPTWVNSFLDVNGNRKFELLNTQDFIEGGKYRDTVNEETLERILDARDYALKILNGESYPQTGN; this comes from the coding sequence ATGCAAAGATCTGATTCAAACAGACGTAGAAGGCGAAAACCGGTGAAAGGATACAAGATAAATTATCCAAGACTCATAATTTCCTTAATGATTACTATGATTATATTATGGGGCAGCTTCAAGATTGTTTCGGGAGCTGTTGGTTTTGTTGTGCGTACTGTTAAAGGAGCAGGTAATAAGGTTGAAATCACTGTTGAAAACAAAGACATTAATATAGAGATAAATAATAAAGAACAAGAATACATAAACAAACCGGAAGAATCGGAAAAAAAAGCGGAACCTGAAAAGACGGAAGCGAAATCTGAGAAAACAGTTAAAAGGCCTGAAGAGACTAAAAGTATTACTATAGCTGCAACCGGAGATGTATTGTATCATTTTGGAATGATCAATGCAGGATATAATGCCGCTACGGAAGCTTATGATTTTACCGATCATTATGAGAAAGTAAAAGATTTAATATCGGGGGCCGATTTAGCTTTGGCAAACTTTGAAGGTACTATGGCTCAAGAACTATTGCCACTAGCAGCGTATCCTCTTTTTAATGCCCCTGATGCAGTAGCCACTGCTCTGTCCTATGCAGGGTTTGATGCACTTTGTACAGCGAATAATCACTGTTTGGATTCAGGAGTAGAGGGTATTGAATCTACGATTAATGCTATTAATTTTAATAATATGAAACATTTTGGTACTAAAAAACAACCCGGTGACAATCTCCTTGTAATCGAAAAAAATGGAATCAAGATCGGTTTACTTGCATATTCAGAGCTTTTTAACGGCTTAGATGAAAACCTATCAGAAGAGAATTCTTATATGATAAGTAGAATGGATTTAAATGTAATTGAATCCGATATTAAAAGTGCAAAGCAGAGTGGATGCGATTTGGTAGCTGTATACGCTCATTGGGGACATGAATATGTATTTGAACAAACACAAACTCAAACAGATGTAGCCCATATGATGATAGAATGGGGTGCTGATTTAATACTTGGAAGTCATCCTCATGTACTTCAAAAAACCGAGATAGTAAAACATGAAGGATTGGATAAGTTTATTATTTATTCAATGGGAAATGCTATATCTAATCAAAGACGTGAAACAATAGATAATAAATATACCGAGACAGGTGTGATACTTAAATTCAGTATTGAAAAAAACAATGAGAATACATTAATAAAATCTGTAGAAATGTATCCTACCTGGGTTAACTCATTTTTGGATGTGAACGGTAATAGAAAATTCGAGTTACTAAATACTCAAGATTTTATAGAAGGTGGAAAGTACAGAGATACTGTGAATGAAGAAACTCTTGAAAGAATTTTGGATGCGAGAGATTATGCATTGAAAATCCTAAATGGAGAGTCATATCCACAGACTGGAAATTGA
- the cdaA gene encoding diadenylate cyclase CdaA, which yields MERIITYAQNIRLADVVDIMIVAFIIYKLMMLIRETRAEQLIRGIIALLIFTVITKRLNLYTIQWIINNILFYGVVSLLIVFQPELRRGLEYIGRSNFLSKPIVEIKGEQISKLTSEVSTAISSLARQKIGALIVLERNTGLNEIIESGTKLDADVSSELLINIFIPNTPLHDGAVIIRGDKIRAAACFLPLTENITLSKELGTRHRAALGISERSDALAIIVSEETGAVSIAESGKITRYVDDETLKVILQGVFATEDIRIFSLWRSKDDKN from the coding sequence ATGGAGAGAATTATAACATATGCACAGAATATAAGGCTTGCAGATGTAGTAGATATAATGATTGTCGCCTTTATAATATATAAACTGATGATGCTCATAAGAGAAACAAGAGCTGAACAACTTATAAGGGGTATAATAGCGCTTTTAATATTTACTGTTATTACCAAAAGGTTAAACTTATATACAATTCAATGGATTATTAATAATATACTATTCTATGGGGTAGTTTCACTATTAATAGTCTTTCAACCTGAGCTTAGAAGAGGTCTAGAGTACATAGGAAGATCTAACTTTCTAAGCAAACCCATCGTGGAGATAAAAGGTGAACAAATAAGTAAGTTGACCAGTGAAGTGTCTACAGCTATTTCTTCACTAGCCAGACAAAAAATAGGTGCATTAATTGTACTCGAGAGGAATACAGGATTAAATGAGATTATTGAGTCCGGTACTAAACTGGATGCAGATGTATCAAGTGAACTCCTAATCAATATATTCATACCCAATACACCTCTTCATGACGGAGCCGTAATAATCAGAGGAGATAAGATAAGAGCAGCAGCTTGTTTTCTGCCTCTTACTGAAAACATAACGCTATCAAAGGAGCTCGGTACTAGACATAGAGCCGCTTTAGGGATATCAGAGAGATCTGATGCATTGGCGATCATAGTGTCCGAGGAAACCGGAGCTGTGTCGATTGCTGAAAGTGGAAAGATTACCAGATACGTAGATGATGAAACCTTAAAGGTAATTCTTCAGGGAGTATTTGCTACTGAAGATATCAGAATATTCTCGCTATGGAGGAGTAAGGATGATAAAAATTAA
- a CDS encoding CdaR family protein, translating into MIKIKDNLRLKLFSVILAILLWSFVIGYENPTIKTQYSNIPIVLKNIDKVEEKGLTIGGDKESTVNVTLRGQTNSFINVKASDIKAEVDLSQYDENDKIFPIKFNVPQGLNIIDKSTATAPITLEKIKSKEIKVEVKLEGKPSAENQVIEVAAHQPETIVVEGAESLIQSVDKAVASVDSSEITNETNRNIPLMVLNSAGEQVMGITQTHAYVNVTFDVNIIKKVPIKLETVNEFAEGITEITKELSQTDVSVRGTPDVMSKIDSIKTHPLDLSTVLTDGKYDLTLDLPEGVRLTSDQIKVDVKYILDTIIKKEVSIDIDKIEFKKKPQAAIIKVLNEQKTITVELNGLKSKVNPLNHEALKPYVDLTGAGLGTHELELKFENINDVSIENINPQTIRLTISPPEGL; encoded by the coding sequence ATGATAAAAATTAAAGACAATCTTAGACTAAAACTATTTTCTGTCATCCTGGCCATATTACTTTGGAGTTTTGTCATTGGATACGAAAATCCTACAATAAAAACACAGTATTCAAATATACCAATAGTTTTAAAAAATATAGACAAGGTAGAAGAAAAAGGTCTTACTATTGGAGGGGATAAGGAATCGACCGTAAACGTAACTCTTAGAGGTCAGACAAATAGTTTTATCAATGTCAAAGCTTCGGATATTAAAGCAGAAGTAGATTTAAGTCAATACGATGAGAATGATAAAATATTTCCTATAAAGTTTAATGTTCCACAAGGATTAAATATAATAGATAAATCAACAGCTACTGCACCTATAACGCTTGAGAAGATAAAATCAAAAGAGATTAAGGTTGAGGTTAAGTTGGAGGGCAAACCTTCAGCTGAGAATCAGGTAATTGAGGTTGCGGCACATCAACCTGAAACCATTGTGGTCGAAGGAGCCGAATCGTTAATCCAATCCGTTGACAAGGCAGTGGCATCGGTGGATAGCAGTGAAATAACCAATGAAACCAACAGAAACATACCTCTAATGGTATTAAACTCTGCCGGCGAACAGGTTATGGGAATAACTCAGACTCATGCATATGTGAATGTAACATTTGATGTAAATATTATTAAGAAAGTACCTATAAAACTCGAGACGGTAAATGAATTTGCAGAGGGGATTACGGAAATTACAAAAGAGTTAAGCCAGACTGATGTCAGTGTCAGAGGTACACCTGATGTAATGAGTAAGATAGATTCTATTAAAACACATCCACTCGACTTAAGTACTGTACTGACTGACGGAAAATACGATCTGACTTTAGATTTGCCTGAAGGAGTCAGACTGACAAGCGATCAAATTAAAGTCGATGTTAAGTATATTTTAGACACGATAATAAAAAAAGAGGTTAGTATTGATATAGATAAAATTGAGTTTAAGAAGAAGCCGCAGGCTGCGATAATCAAAGTATTAAATGAACAAAAAACAATCACTGTCGAGCTAAACGGATTGAAATCTAAAGTAAATCCATTAAATCATGAAGCACTAAAGCCTTATGTTGATTTAACGGGAGCTGGATTAGGAACTCATGAACTAGAGCTGAAATTTGAAAATATCAACGATGTTTCGATTGAAAACATCAATCCTCAAACTATAAGGCTTACCATAAGTCCGCCAGAAGGATTATAG
- a CDS encoding HD domain-containing protein: protein MADILDLKSFKNQIPSYVMLCIDKLMHSGYEVFIVGGAIRNYLLNRDVSDYDLCTNANPNDILEVFKDFKTIKTGMEFGTVMVIIDKNQIEITSYRIEKGYIDGRRPSDVVFSNSLRDDLKRRDFTINAMAYNPYTGLVDEFEGLRDLKMGIIRAVGDPDSRLSEDYLRILRAIRLATELDFELDEKLHSSIKTHSEGLKKISKERIAQELIRILMSETPSKGFRMMASTGVLRVISIDIDRMVGFNQESSFHDYDLFEHSIRVMDNTEPILSLRLAAILHDIGKPETKHIDETGEGRYFGHQNISAELAENFLREYRFSNQTTDLVVKLVQRHMDCVNEYTPKSVKKLISRMGKDVYKLFDLQIADILSTNHEEGIKNVLNGRKLADSIISEEKPVDERGLAIDGRDLLAIGYEQGKKIGETLRILTDMVLEDDNLNKKEILIEKAKNLL from the coding sequence ATGGCAGATATTTTAGATTTAAAGTCATTCAAAAATCAAATTCCAAGTTATGTCATGCTATGTATAGATAAATTAATGCACTCGGGTTATGAAGTTTTTATCGTTGGAGGAGCTATTAGAAACTATCTTTTAAACAGAGATGTTTCTGATTATGATCTATGTACAAATGCAAATCCAAATGATATTTTAGAAGTGTTCAAAGATTTCAAAACGATAAAAACAGGTATGGAATTTGGAACGGTAATGGTTATTATAGATAAAAACCAAATTGAAATAACCAGCTACAGGATAGAAAAGGGATACATTGATGGGAGAAGACCCAGTGATGTCGTGTTTTCTAATAGTTTAAGAGATGATTTAAAAAGACGTGATTTTACTATAAATGCTATGGCTTATAATCCATATACGGGACTGGTCGATGAATTTGAAGGTTTAAGGGATTTAAAAATGGGTATTATAAGAGCTGTCGGAGATCCTGATAGTAGACTGAGTGAAGATTATTTAAGGATACTCAGAGCAATAAGACTTGCGACTGAATTGGATTTTGAGCTTGATGAAAAGCTTCATTCTTCTATTAAAACTCATAGTGAAGGACTTAAAAAAATAAGTAAAGAGAGAATTGCTCAGGAACTGATAAGGATACTAATGTCAGAAACTCCTTCTAAGGGGTTTAGGATGATGGCATCTACCGGCGTTTTAAGGGTTATCTCTATTGATATTGACAGAATGGTAGGTTTTAATCAAGAGAGTAGTTTTCATGACTATGATCTTTTTGAGCATTCGATTAGAGTCATGGATAATACAGAGCCAATCCTAAGTCTTAGATTGGCTGCAATACTACATGATATTGGAAAACCCGAAACTAAACATATAGATGAAACTGGAGAAGGCAGGTATTTTGGGCATCAAAATATCTCTGCCGAATTGGCCGAGAACTTTCTTAGAGAATATAGATTTTCCAATCAGACCACTGACCTTGTAGTAAAATTGGTACAAAGGCATATGGATTGCGTTAATGAGTACACTCCTAAGTCTGTAAAAAAACTCATTTCCAGGATGGGGAAAGATGTGTACAAACTTTTTGACCTACAAATAGCAGATATCCTATCTACCAATCATGAGGAAGGCATTAAAAATGTCCTCAATGGACGAAAACTCGCAGATAGCATAATCAGCGAGGAAAAACCGGTGGATGAAAGGGGACTTGCCATTGATGGGCGAGATTTATTGGCCATTGGATATGAGCAAGGGAAAAAGATTGGAGAAACACTTAGGATTCTAACAGATATGGTTCTGGAAGATGATAATTTGAATAAGAAAGAGATCTTAATAGAAAAAGCAAAGAATTTATTATAA
- the glmM gene encoding phosphoglucosamine mutase has product MRKLFGTDGIRGVANVEITPELAYKVGRAAAYKLKSNGKNEIVIGRDTRISGDMIQSALTSGILSIGVDVVDVGIIPTPAIAYLTRYFNAIAGIVISASHNPGEFNGIKFFSSEGYKLPDEVEMKIEKLIENIDELDEFPTGGEIGKLRHDFNAVREYIDFIKSRFEMKLNGLKIVIDCGHGATLTVANQLFTEMGAEIFVYNDDYNGMDINDKCGSTNPKLTQDAVLKHGADIGLSFDGDGDRLIAVDEKGRIMDGDHFLAAVGTYMLNQGKLPNNTIVGTVMRNIGLCEYADKIGLNVLTTDVGDRYVLEKMIEGGYTLGGEQSGHFIFLQDNTTGDGILSALKLIETMIKEEKPLSELNDYMVTYPQVLRNAKVSNESKHRYSEDEVISEAISKFEEKFKNSGRVLIRPSGTEPLVRVMVEGKDIDLLEKESEALVKLIEERLN; this is encoded by the coding sequence ATGAGGAAATTATTTGGAACAGATGGAATAAGGGGTGTAGCAAATGTAGAAATAACCCCGGAATTAGCATATAAAGTTGGAAGAGCAGCAGCATACAAACTAAAGAGCAATGGTAAAAATGAAATTGTAATAGGTAGAGATACGCGAATCTCGGGGGATATGATACAATCTGCTTTGACTTCAGGGATACTTTCAATAGGAGTTGATGTAGTTGACGTTGGTATTATCCCTACACCGGCTATTGCTTATTTAACTAGATATTTTAATGCTATTGCAGGGATTGTAATATCGGCATCTCATAATCCGGGAGAGTTTAACGGAATTAAGTTCTTTTCATCAGAAGGCTATAAACTTCCTGATGAAGTGGAAATGAAAATAGAAAAGTTAATCGAAAATATTGATGAATTAGATGAATTTCCAACAGGTGGAGAAATTGGAAAGTTAAGACATGATTTTAATGCTGTTAGGGAATATATAGACTTTATTAAATCGAGATTCGAGATGAAATTAAACGGATTAAAGATAGTGATAGATTGTGGACATGGAGCAACTTTAACTGTTGCAAATCAGCTGTTTACGGAGATGGGAGCAGAGATATTCGTCTACAATGACGACTATAATGGAATGGATATAAATGATAAATGCGGGTCTACTAATCCTAAGTTGACTCAAGATGCCGTCTTAAAACATGGTGCGGATATAGGACTATCATTTGACGGAGATGGCGATAGATTGATTGCAGTAGATGAAAAGGGCAGGATTATGGATGGAGACCATTTTCTTGCTGCAGTTGGAACATATATGCTAAATCAAGGTAAACTTCCCAATAATACTATTGTAGGTACCGTTATGAGAAATATCGGCCTTTGTGAATATGCGGATAAAATCGGTTTAAATGTGCTGACAACAGATGTTGGAGACAGATATGTTTTGGAGAAGATGATAGAAGGTGGATATACCTTGGGTGGAGAACAATCGGGTCACTTTATATTCTTACAAGATAATACTACAGGAGATGGAATATTATCCGCTTTAAAATTAATAGAGACTATGATAAAAGAAGAGAAACCACTATCTGAGCTTAATGATTACATGGTGACTTATCCGCAAGTTCTAAGAAACGCTAAAGTAAGCAATGAATCCAAGCATAGATATTCAGAAGATGAGGTAATTTCAGAAGCTATAAGCAAGTTTGAGGAGAAATTTAAGAACAGTGGTAGAGTACTAATAAGACCTTCCGGAACTGAACCGCTTGTTAGAGTAATGGTAGAAGGAAAAGATATAGATCTACTTGAAAAAGAATCAGAGGCACTCGTAAAATTAATTGAAGAAAGATTAAATTAG